The following nucleotide sequence is from Paeniglutamicibacter kerguelensis.
ACTTCGGGCTGGCCCTTGCCATTTCGCTCATTGCCTTGGTCTTCACCTCCCTGGGGTGGCTGGCGGGGCTCCGCGAGGGCATCCGCATCATCTTGGGGCTGAACCGGGACAGGTCAAACCCCGTGGTCTCTAAGGTGCGTGATGCGGCGTTGCTGATGCTGCTGGCCGTGGCCCTGGTGGCTTCCAGCGTGATGGCCATCGCCAGCTCGTCCATGATTGATACGCTGGCCGACCTGCTTCACCTCGGCAGCCTGTGGACCAGCGCGCTGACCAGGGCCGGATTTGTGGTGGCAATGTTTGCGCTGGACTGTGCCACGGCCTGGGTCCTGCTGCGTGTCGCCTCGCGGGTTGTCATGATCAAGGGCGCGCTCTGGCCAGCAGTGATCCTGGCGGGCGCCGGTGCCACCACGCTGCGGTTCTTCTCCGCCATGCTCCTGTCCTCACTGACCAACAACGTCCTGTTGGCGCCCTTTGCGGTGATCCTGGGGCTCTTTGTCTGGTTCAACCTGCTCAGCCAGGCGTATTTGATATCGGCGGCCCTGGTTGGGGTGCGTGCTGCGGACCTCAGGCGCGAGCGCGCAAAAACCGTCGTCTAGCCGCCGGCTCCGGGGGAGGACACGGCAGCTTGCCGGTGCCCCGTGCCGGGGTCGGCAAGCTGCCGGGATCCCACTGCCCAAGCACCCGGAACTCGGCTAGACTGCAAAAAACCGGTCCTGGGGGACCGGCTGTCTGCACCTTGGGGGTTGCATGCCAGACAAGACCAGCAATCAATCGAACCATGCGAGCGCACGAGGACCGGGAGCCGAGGGCCACTACGGGCACGGGCCGGCCCCGCGATCGGCATCGGGCCGGATTCCGCAATGGGCCCGCGAAGAAACCCTGCGGCGGCAGGACCCCGTGATCACCGGGCCCGCCACGCCGGGCAAGAAACCTCGGCGCCGGCGGCCGGCCGGGGCATGGCGCCGTCCGGGCGCGCGGCGCAACGTCGTGGTGGGCGTGGGGATCGTGGTGGCGCTCTACGCATCCACGGTTGTCCTGGACAACCACGTCATGCCGGTGGTCCAGTCCTACCTGCCGTGGTCCGATGTTCCGCCCCGCGGTGTGGAGGCGGCCGCAAACCCATTGGGCACCCCGTCGGCGACGCACGACTCCACGGCGTACAAGTTGCATCCCTCGCCGGACAAGATGCAAAAATTCGTTGCCTACGACCCCTGCCGGCCGATCCACTACGTCATCCGGCCGGACGGCGCTCCACCCGACGCCGAAAGGCTCGTCCATGAGGCGGTCGAGGCCGTGTCCGAGGCCAGCGGCCTCCGCTTCATCTACGACGGCACCACCAACGAGGCCCCTTCCGAGCAGCGCACGAAGTACCAGCCCGACCGCTACGGCAAACGTTGGGTGCCCGTGCTGGTTACCTGGTCGTCGCAGGCCGAGATCCCGGCCTTGGCGGGTGACGTCGCCGGGCTGGGCGGCAGTTCCTATAACTCGGCACGGGGCACGCCCCTCGTCTTCGTCGCCGGCCAGGTCAATCTCGACGGACCCGACGTGGCCGCGATGATGCGCCAACCGCAGGGAGCGGATCATGTGCGGGCCGTTGTCATGCACGAATTCGGGCACGTGCTGGGGCTTGACCACGTAGGGGATCCGAACCAGCTCATGTACGAGGGGCCCAGCTACCGGACGAGCTTGGCCGCGGGCGACCTTGCCGGGTTGGCGGTGCTGGGCACCGGCGCATGCGTTCCGCAACTGTAGCCACGGCACCGGGCCCCGGAGGTCGGCGCAACGCTTCGGGGGTTAACGAACAATGGTCCGGTTCCCCGAAGGGAACCGGACCACTGCGGCCAAACCTAGCTGAAACTAGATGGAGCGCGACAGGATTGCCTGCTTGACCTCGGCGATGGCCTTGGTCACCTGGATGCCACGCGGGCATGCTTCGGAGCAGTTGAAGGTGGTGCGGCAGCGCCACACGCCTTCCTTGTCGTTGAGGATCTCCAAACGCATGTCGCCAGCATCATCGCGCGAGTCGAAGATGAAGCGGTGTGCGTTCACGATTGCTGCCGGGCCGAAGTACTGGCCGTCGGTCCAGAAGACCGGGCAGGAGGAGGTGCAGGCGGCGCAGAGGATGCACTTGGTGGTGTCCTCGAACTTCGCGTGCTCCTCGGCGGACTGGTAGCGCTCGGCCGAAGGCTCGTGGCCCTTGTTGACCAGGAACGGCATGATTTCGCGGTAGGACTGGAAGAACGGCTCCATGTCGACGATGAGGTCCTTTTCAAGGGGCAGGCCCTTGATGGCTTCAACGGTGATCGGCTTGGAGTGGTCCAGGTCCTTGAGCAGGGTCTTGCAGGCCAGACGGTTGCGGCCGTTGATGCGCATGGCATCGGAGCCGCAAATGCCGTGGGCGCAGGAGCGGCGGAACGAGAGCGATCCGTCGATGTCCCACTTGACCTTGTGCAGGGCATCCAGCACGCGGTCGGTGCCGTACATGGTCAGCTCGAAGTCTTCCCAGTAGGCGTCTGCGGTGGTCTCCGGCAGGTACCGGCGAACGCGCAAGGTGATGTTGAACTGCGGAATTTCTCCGCCGCCGCCAACACCGGGCTTCAGCTCAATCTTCGATGCTGGTTCCGGAAGTTCCGTGCTCATTAGTACTTACGCTCCATCGGCTGGTAACGGGTAAAGACAACGGGCTTGGTTTCCATGCGGATACCTTCAATGCCCTCGGTGGCGGCAGCCTCATCCTTGTAGCACATGGAGTGCTTCATGAAGTTCTCGTCGTCGCGATCCGGGTAGTCCTCGCGGTAGTGTCCGCCGCGGGATTCCTTGCGGTACAGGGCCGCAGCGGTCATGACCTCTGCCATGTCCAGCAGGAAGCCAAGCTCAATGGCCTCGAGCAGGTCGAGGTTGAAGCGCTTGCCCTTGTCCTGGACCGAAACGCTCTTGTAGCGTTCGCGCAGCTCTTCGATGACCACAAGCGCCTCGGTGAGCGACTTCTTGTCACGGAACACCTGGACGTTGGCGTCCATGATGTCCTGCAGCTGCTTGCGGATCGGGGCCACGCGCTCGGTTCCGGTGGAGGAGAGCATGGATTCGATCTGCGTGGTGGTGAACTTTTCCGGGTCTTCCGGAAGGTCCACGAATTCGGCGCCCAGTGCGTACTTGGCGGCCGAGACGCCTGCGCGCTTGCCGAAGACGTTGATGTCCAGCAGCGAGTTGGTGCCCAGGCGGTTGGAACCGTGAACCGAAACACAGGCAACTTCGCCGGCGGCGAAGAGACCCGGGATGACGGTGTCGTTGTCCTGGAGAACCTCGGTGTCGATGTTCGTCGGGATGCCACCCATGGCGTAGTGGGCCGTCGGGTAAACCGGAACCGGATCGGTGAACGGCTCGACACCCAGGTAGGTGCGGGCGAACTCGGTGATGTCCGGAAGCTTGGCTTCGATGTGCGCCGGCTCCAGGTGGGTGAGGTCCAGGAGGACGTAGTCCTTGTTTGGACCGCAACCGCGGCCTTCGCGAACCTCGTTGGCCATGGCCCGGGCGACGATGTCACGCGGTGCCAAGTCCTTGATGGTCGGTGCGTAGCGCTCCATGAAGCGTTCGCCCTCCGAGTTGCGCAGGATGGCGCCTTCGCCACGTGCGCCCTCGGTGAGCAGGATGCCCAGGCCGGCCAGGCCGGTCGGGTGGAACTGGAAGAACTCCATGTCTTCCAGCGGGATGCCATTGCGGAAGGCAATACCCATGCCGTCACCGGTGAGGGTGTGGGCGTTGGAGGTGGTCTTGAAGACCTTGCCGGCTCCACCGGAGGCGAAGATCACGGACTTGGCCTGGAAAACGTGAAGTTCGCCGGTGGCCAGGTCGTAGGACACGACGCCGGCAACGCGCTTCTGCTTGTAGGCGGTTCCGTCTTCGCGGAACGCATCTTCTTCAACCAGCAGCAGGTCCAGCACGTAGTACTCGTTGTAGAACTCAACGTTGTGCTTGACGCAGTTTTGGTAGAGGGTCTGCAGGATCATGTGACCGGTGCGGTCTGCTGCATAGCAGGCGCGGCGAACGGCGGCCTTGCCGTGGTCGCGGGTGTGGCCACCGAAGCGACGCTGGTCGATCTTGCCCTCTGGGGTGCGGTTGAAGGGCAGGCCCATCTTTTCCAGGTCGAGCACTGCGTCAATGGCTTCCTTCGCCATGATCTCCGCAGCGTCCTGGTCCACCAGGTAGTCGCCACCCTTGATGGTGTCAAAGGTGTGCCATTCCCAGTTGTCTTCTTCTACGTTGGCCAGTGCTGCACACATGCCACCCTGTGCCGCACCTGTGTGCGAACGAGTTGGGTAAAGCTTGGTGAGAACGGCCGTACGTGCGCGCTGGCCGGATTCGATGGCCGCGCGCATGCCTGCGCCGCCAGCTCCGACGATCACGACGTCGTACTTATGTACCTGCATACCTGATGCTCTCTTTTCTTGAATTCTTTACTTCGGCGAACGAGTGCCGAAGATTACTTGCAAACTGGAAGGTCGCTACCAGCGATGCAAGGATCGAAGGTGAAGATCACCAGGGTGCCAAGGATGACGATGATGATGGTGGCAACGTAGAGAATGCCTTTGAGCCACACGCGGGTGGCCGGCTTCTCGGCGTAGTCGTTGATGATGGTGCGCACGCCGTTGGTGCCGTGCAGCATGGCGAGCCAGAGCATGGCAAGATCCCAGAACTGCCATACCGGGTCGGCCCACTTGCCGGCGACGAAGCCGAAGTCGATGGCGTTGATGCCGTCGCCGACCATCAGGTTGGTAAAGAGGTGGCCGAAGATCAGAACGACGAGGGCCACGCCGGAAAGGCGCATGAAGAGCCAGGCAACCATTTCGAAGCTGCCGCGCGACTTGTTGGCGCGGGAGTACTTCGGGTCAAGGCGTTGGCTGCGGGGTGCAGCGATTTGAGCCGACATGGGTTAGTGACCTCCAAAGGCGAGTGACAGGTGGCGAATGGAGAATGCCAGCATGGTGATGACCCAGAGGGCCAAAACGCCCCAGAGCATCTGGCGCTGGTACTTGGTTCCCTGCTTCCAGAAGTCCACCAGGATCAGGCGCAAGCCGTTGAACGCGTGGAAGACGATGGCGGCGACCAGAGCGGTTTCGCCAAGTGCCATCAGCGGGTTCTTGTAGGTCGCCATGACGGCGTCGTATGCGCCCGGGGAAACCCGGACCAGCGACGTGTCGAGCACGTGTACCAACAGGAATAAGAAAATAACGACACCCGTAATGCGATGCCCCACCCAAGACCACATGCCTTCGCGGCCGCGGTAGAGGGTGCCTGACGAAGTCTTCGACACTGAATTAACCTCCATGACTCACAAGGGCGCATGTGTATCTTCCACACAATAAATTGACGCCGGAGTGCGAGCGTTCCTTGCCCGATCTTAGACCAACTAGGGCTGGGGTGCCCATTGTTTCCCAGTGTTGTGTGAGTAGGCTCACCGATCACGGTGATACATTGACAAAAACCCAAGAAATTGCGCGAATTAGAATAGATTTTAGTGCCGTATTCCCGGCGGGCCTATCAGCGCATTCCCAGCCTTAATCAACTACCGTTAGTCGGATGAACGCTGAACTCTTGGCTCGATTCCACGGTGTGATTCCGGCAGGTGGAGTCGGAACCCGACTGTGGCCGCTCTCGCGTGCCGCAGCCCCCAAATTTCTCCACGACCTCACCGGGTCCGGATCCACGCTGATTCGTGCCACCTATGAACGCCTGATCCCGCTTGCCGGCGGGAACATCATGGTCGTCACCGGCCGCGCCCACCGCACCGCGGTGCTCGCCCAGCTCCCCGAGGTGAGTGATCTCGACCTTGTCCTTGAACCGGAGCCCAAGGACTCGGCCGCCGCTATCGGCCTGGCTGCGGCGATCCTGTACCGGCGGAACCCTGAAACCATCATGGGTTCCTTTGCCGCGGACCAGGTCATCGGCCCGGTCGAGGTCTTCCAGGACGCGGTGCGCGAGGCCATCCACACGGCCGCCACGGGCAAGATCGTCACCATCGGCATCCGTCCGACGCTTCCCTCGACGGCCTTCGGCTATATCCGTGCCGGCGACCGCCTGGAGATTTCCGGTGCGCCCACCGCCCGCGACGTTGTCGAGTTTGTGGAAAAGCCTGACGAGGACACCGCTCGCCGCTACCTTGCCGACGGGGGATACCTCTGGAACGCGGGCATGTTCGTGGCGCCGGTGGCATTGATGCTTGAACACCTCGAGCGTAGCGAACCGGAACTGTACGCGGGCCTGATGGAAATCGCCGCAGCCTGGGAAACCCCTGCCCGCGACGAGACGATGGACCGCATCTGGCCCACGCTGCCCAAGACCGCCATCGACTACGCGGTGGCCGAGCCCGCCGCCGCGGCCGGCGACGTCGCGGTGATCCCCGGTGTCTTCAACTGGGACGACGTGGGGGACTTCGCGGCCATCGGCCGCCTGAACCCGGCAAGCGAAGAAACCGGCGTGACGGTCATCGGGGACGTCAAGCGCGTCTACTCGGACAACGCCACGGGCGTGGTGGTCACCGATTCCAAGCGCGTGATCGCGCTTATCGGCATCCATGACGTGGTTGTCGTGGACACCCCCGACGCGCTGTTGGTGACAACCAAGGAGCATGCGCAGTCCGTCAAGAACACCGTTGACACCCTGAAGAAGAACGGCGTCATGGACGTCCTTTAAACACCGGGCAAACACCGGGCGCAAACGCAATGGAACTTGGATCCCGGCCATGCCGGGGTCCAATCCGTTTTCCGGGGCTGAACCTTCTTGCCCCAAGCACGGCAACGCAACAGATCAACACGCAACAATGCAACATTTGCACTCAAAAGCACGCCGCCGCAGACCCCACCCAGTATTGTCGTTCTTGTGCGTATGAGTATCGATCAAAACCAGCAGATCCCCTCGGTGAAACCCTGGGTGACCCCGCTTCTTGGCGAGCTGGTGGACTTCCGCCGCGAACTTCACGCCAACCCCGAACTTTCGTTCGTGGAATACAAGACCACCGAGCGCATCCTCGCCCAGTTGCGGGCCGCAGGCCTGGACCCCGTCGCGTTGGAGGAAACCGGTGCCTTCGTCGACATCGGAACCGGCCCGATCGCGCTGGCCCTGCGCGCCGACATCGACGCCCTGCCGATCCTCGAGGAGACGGGGCTCGAATACGCCTCGGTCATCGACGGCGTGGCGCACTCCTGCGGCCACGACATCCACACCACGGTGATGCTGGGCGTCGCCAAGGTGCTCAAGGCCATTGACACCGAGGGCAAGCTCAGCGGACGCATCCGCGTGATCTTCCAGCCCGCCGAGGAAAAAATGCCCGGCGGCGCACTCACCGTCATCGAGGCGGGCGTGCTCGACGACGTGCCGCGCATCCTGGCGCTGCACTGCGAACCGCGCATCGACGCGGGCAAGATCGGCACGCGCATCGGCGCGATCACCAGCGCGAGCGACACCATCAAGATCGAGCTCACCGGCCGCGGTGGACACACCTCGCGCCCGCACCTGACCGAGGACCTGGTCTTTGCAATGAGCCAGATCGCCATCAACGTCCCGGCCGTGCTGAGCCGACGCATCGACGTCCGTTCCGCCGTTTCGGTGGTCTGGGGACAGATCCATGCCGGAAGCGCCCCCAACGCCATCCCCGCGACCGGCTACCTTGCCGGAACCATGCGCTGCCTTGACGGCGAGGCGTGGAAGGGGGCCGGCGACCTGCTGGACGAGGTCGTCCGCCAGGTGGCGACCCCGTACGGCGTCGAGTTGAAGCTGGAGCACACCCGTGGCGTGCCTCCGGTGATCAACGCCGAGGAAGAGACGGATCTCATCGAGGATTCGGCCCGCGCCGAGATCGGGTCCGCCGCCATCGTGCTGACGCCGCAGTCGATGGGCGGGGAAGATTTTGCGTGGATGACAAACAAGGTCCCAGGATCCATGATGCGGCTGGGCACACGCACACCCGGAGGGGAAACCTACGACCTCCACCGGGGTGACTACATCCCTGATGAATCCGCAATTGAGGTCGGCGTGACGGTCATGGCTGCAGCCGCGGTGAGGGCCATCGCCCAGCTGAACGGGGCGGTCGAAGGAGCAACGTCAAGCGCTTAGAGTGTTATGCGCTTGTAACATTTGGGGCCTCGAACGGGGCACATTGGGCGTTAGGCTAGGTGGATGTGAAATCGTCGTTTCCGAAACCCCGCTTCCGGGTTGCGGGACGGATCCGATTCACCACCCGGTGCCTAGCGGCAATGCAACAGACACGATCTGGTGCGGAAAACAAGAATTTTTGCTTCCCTGGATCGTGACACGTAGCTCGTAACCCAATGGAGGGAACCTACATGCGCAACATCAAGCGCAAGTCCGGAATGGCCGCGGCCATCCTCGGCATTTCTGCACTCGTTTTGACTGCCTGCGGCGCGGCGCCGGAAGCGTCCCCGTCAGGTTCGGCAGCACCGAGCGCCGGCGGCTCGACCGCGGCAGGTGCCGCGGACTTCACCGGCTGCATCGTCTCCGACTCCGGCGGATTCGACGACCGTTCCTTCAACCAGTCCTCCTACGAGGGCCTGCTCCAGGCACAGAAGGACCTGGGCATCGAGGTGAAGAAGGCCGAGTCGAAGGCTGCAACCGACTTCGCCCCCAACCTGAACTCCATGGTCAAGGGCGGCTGCGACCTCACCATCACGGTCGGCTTCCTGCTCTCGGACGAGACCAAGAAGGTCGCTGCCGCCAACCCGGAGAAGCACTTCGCGATCGTTGACGACAATGCCATTGACGCCAAGAACGTCAAGCCGATCATCTACGACACGGCCCAGGCCGCTTTCCTCGCCGGCTACCTCGCCGCAGGCATGTCCGAGACCGGCAAGGTTGCCACCTACGGCGGCATGAACATCCCGACCGTCTCCATCTTCATGGACGGCTACGCCGATGGCGTTGCCTACTACAACGAGAAGAAGTCCAAGAACGTAGAGGTTCTGGGCTGGGACGTCGCCGAGCAGAACGGCACCTTCACCGGTGACTTCGAGAACCAGGGCGCCGGCAAGAACACCACGCTGACCTTCGCCAACGAAGGCGCCGACGTGATCATGCCGGTTGCGGGCCCGGTTGGCCTGGGAACCATGGATGCCGTCAAGGAACTCAACGCCGGCGGCAAGGACGTCAAGGTCATCTGGGTTGACGCCGACGGCTTCGAGTCCCTGGCCTCGGGCAACGAGTTCATCCTGTCCTCGGTCATCAAGGAAATGGGCAAGTCCGTTGAGGACGTTGTCACCTCGGACGTTGAGGGCAAGTTCGACTCCACCCCGTACGTCGGCACCTTGGAAAACGGCGGAGTCTCCCTCGCACCGTTCCACGATTTCGACTCCAAGGTCTCCGCAGAGCTCAAGGGCGAGCTGGACCAGCTGAAGGCCGACATCGTTTCGGGCGCCGTGAAGGTCGAATCGCCTTCCAGCCCGAAGAGCAACTAACACAGCAATAAGGTAGCCAGCCAAACGCGTCGTTCCGGCCCTTTTCCCGCCCGTGGGAGAAGTCAGGACGGCGCGTTTGGTTGTGCCCTTCTACGGCATTCCGCCTCAGGCCCCTTTTGACTAGGGTAGAGTCCGCGGGACCCACTTCAACACGACACCCCCCCGGCCCTTATTGGGTCGGATGAGAAGAAAAACGGGTAGCAGACGTGAAACTCGAGCTTCGGGGCATCACCAAAAGATTCGGCAACTTCACTGCCAACGACCACATCGACGTCATCGTCGAGTCCGGCCAGGTCCATTCCCTGCTCGGTGAAAACGGGGCCGGTAAATCGACCCTCATGAACGTTCTTTTTGGCCTCTACGAGGCCACCGAGGGCCAAATCCTCATTGACGACAAGCCAGTGAAGTTCAACGGCCCCGGCGATGCCATGGCCGCCGGGATCGGAATGGTGCACCAGCACTTCATGCTCGTCCCCGTCTTCACGGTCGCCGAGAACGTCGCCCTGGGCAACGAGGACGCCGGCGCGGCAGGGATCCTGGACCTCGAGAAGACCCGAGCCCGCATCCGCGAGATCTCCGATCGCTACGGGTTCGGCGTTGATCCCGATGCGATCATCGAAGACCTCCCAGTTGGCGTACAGCAGCGCGTGGAAATCATCAAGGCCCTGGTCCGCAACGCCAAGGTGTTGATCCTTGACGAGCCGACCGCCGTGCTGACCCCGCAGGAAACCGACGAACTGCTGAACATCATGAGGCAGCTGCGCGACTCCGGCACCGCGGTCGTCTTCATCTCGCACAAGCTGCGCGAGGTCAAGGCCATCTCCGACACCATCACGGTGATCCGCCGCGGCAAGGTCGTCGGCAAGGCCGATCCGGCCGCCTCGGCCTCCGAACTCGCCGCCCTCATGGTCGGTCGTTCGGTCTCGCTGAGCCTGAACAAGGACAAGCCGAAGCTTGGCGAGGAAACCTTCAAGATCACCGACCTTTCGGTGCTCGCGTCCTCCGGCCAGCTGCTGCTGGACTCGGTGAGCTTCGGTATTTCCGAGGGTGAAATCCTTGCCGTGGCAGGCGTCCAGGGCAACGGGCAGACCGAGCTGACCGAGTCGATCATGGGCCTGATGGACCACGTGAGCGGGTCCATCAAGCTTGGTGGCAAGGAACTCATCGGGCGCACCGTCAAGCAGATCATCAACTCCGGCGTCGGCTTCGTTCCCGAGGACCGCAGCACCGACGGCGTCATCGGCACCTTCACCGTTGCCGAGAACCTGGTCCTGAACCAGTACGACAAGGCACCCTACGCCCGCGGCATGAACATGAAGCCCGCGGTGATGTTGAAGAACGCGCTGAAGAAAATCACCGAGTTCGACGTGCGCACGCAGGGCCCCGACGCCGAGGCCGGGACGCTTTCGGGCGGCAACCAGCAAAAGGTCGTCATGGCCCGGGAACTTTCCCGCCCGCTGAAGCTGTTCATCGCCTCCCAGCCGACCCGCGGCGTGGACGTGGGATCCATCGAATTCCTGCACCGGCGCATCGTCGCCGAACGGGATTCGGGCACCCCGGTGCTGATCGTTTCCACCGAACTTGACGAGGTCGTCGAACTCGCAGACCGGATCGCCGTGCTCTACAAGGGCAAACTGGTGGGAATCGTCCCCGGGGACACGCCCCGGGACATCCTCGGCCTGATGATGGCCGGGGCAAGCAATGAAGAAGCCGAATCGCAGAGCGGCACCGAAGGCAAGGAACGAGCATGAGTACCACTCCAGACCTGCCTCCGGCAGAACACACCGACATCCTGGTGACACCGCCCCTGGTGCCCGAGTTGCACCGCCACCCGGAACCCGGGGAACCGCTGCTCAAGCGCATCATCAACAGCAACGGCATGGTCTCGGTGCTGGCCATCCTGCTCTCGCTGCTGGTCGGCGCGATCCTGATTGCCTTCACCGACGAGCGAGTCACCTCCACGGCCAGCTACTTCTTCAGCCGTCCGAGCGACATGCTCAACGCCGTGTGGATCTCGGTCTCCGAGGCCTACATCGCGCTGTTCCAGTCCAGCATCATCAACACCTCGGCCGAGAGCATTTCCGACGCGATCTACCCGCTGACCGAAACCCTCACCATCGCCACCCCGCTGGTCCTTGCCGGCCTCGGCGTGGCCCTGGCGTTCCGTGTTGGCCTGTTCAACATCGGCGCCCAGGGGCAGATCATTCTCGGTGCGACCTTTGCCGGCTGGGTCGGCTTCAACCTTGACCTGCCGGTGGGCATCCACCTGGTGGTCGCGGTGGTGGCCGGCATCGTCGGCGGTGCGCTCTGGGGCGGCATTGCCGGGTTCCTCAAGGCACGCCGCGGCGCGCACGAGGTCATCGTGACGATCATGCTCAACTACATCGCCGTGTACCTGTTGCTCTACCTGCTTTCCACCCCGACCTTCCAGCGCGAGGGGTCAAACAACCCGCTCAGCGATCCCGTGGCCGAATTCGCCGCCTACCCGCTGATTTTCGGTCCGGCCTTCCGCCTGCACTACGGCTTCCTGGTGGCGCTGGCCGCGGTGGCCTTCACTTGGTGGCTGCTGAACCGCTCCACCACCGGCTTTGAGATGCGCGCAGTGGGCGCCAACCCGGTCGCGGCAAAGACCGCCGGCATCAACGTGGGCCGCGCCTACCTGCTGGCCATGCTGATCGCCGGTGGCCTTGCGGGCCTGGCCGGCACTGCTCAGATCCTGGGCACCGAGCGTTCGCTCTCCGGCGGCATCGCGGCAAGCTTCGGCTTCGACGCGATCACCGTGGCCCTGCTGGGTCGCTCCAACCCGATCGGCACGCTCTTCGCCGGACTGCTCTTCGGCGCCCTGCGCGCGGGCGGCGTGGGCATGCAGGCCAACACCGGCATCCCGATCGACATCGTGCTGGTGGTCCAGTCCTTCATCGTGCTGTTCATCGCAGCACCGCCGCTGGTGCGTTCGATCTTCCGGATCGGCACGTCCAAACCCAAGAACAAGAAGGCAGCCGCCCCGGCAGCCACCGGAGGTGCAGCATGAGCCACGCAACCATCGCCAGGACACCCGAGGCCGCCCCGGCGAACACCGCGGTGATCCGTTCCTGGGCCGCCCCGATCACCTACCTGGTGCTCGGGCTGGTGGCCCTGGTCGGGTTTGCCCTCGGCAGCCCGCACGCCGACGCGCGCTTCCGCATCACCGACGGTTCGCAGAGGATCTCCGTGCCCGACCTGGTGCTCGGCACCACGTTCGTGGGATGGGCCGGCACCGTGGTGATGCTCGGCATCGCCGCCTACGCTTTTGTTCTGGCGCGCGCCGGACGCAAGCCGGCCCGCTGGATGATGCCGGTCTTCGCGGCCGCCTTTGTCATCTCCTTCCTGGTCTGGGCGATCGGCAGCGCCGACACCCCCAACGTGTACCTCTCCGGCCTGATCGCCGGTTCCTTCACGCTGGCCACCCCGCTGATCTTCGGCTCGCTCTCCGGCGTGCTGTGCGAGCGGGCGGGCGTCGTGAACATCGCCATCGAGGGCCAGCTGCTGGCCGGCGCCTTCTGCGCCGCCCTCGTCGGTTCCATGACCGGGTCGCTGTTTGCCGGCGTGCTCGCGGCGGTCGTCGGCTCGGTGCTGGTGTCCATGGTGCTGGCGGTCTTCGCCATCAAGTACCTGGTCAACCAGGTTATCGTCGGCGTGGTGCTCAACGTTCTGGTGGCCGGCCTGACCAGCTTCTTCTTCTCCACCGTGATGGTTGAGGACCCGGAGAAGTACAACTCGCCCCCCGCGTTCTCGGTGATCCACATCCCGTTCCTGGCGGACATCCCGATCTTCGGCCCGATCTTCTTCAACCAGACGATCCTGGGCTATGCCATGTACCTTGCCGTGTTTGTTGTCTGGTACGCGCTGTTCAAGACCCGCTGGGGCCTGCGCGTGCGTGCCGTCGGCGAACACCCGAAGGCCGCGGACACCGTGGGCATCAAGGTCAACTCGCTGCGCTTCTGGAACGTGGTGCTCGCCGGCGTGGTTGCCGGCATCGGCGGCGCGTTCTTCACGCTGGTGACCTCCTCGAGCTTCAACAAGGAAATGACG
It contains:
- the sdhA gene encoding succinate dehydrogenase flavoprotein subunit, with the translated sequence MQVHKYDVVIVGAGGAGMRAAIESGQRARTAVLTKLYPTRSHTGAAQGGMCAALANVEEDNWEWHTFDTIKGGDYLVDQDAAEIMAKEAIDAVLDLEKMGLPFNRTPEGKIDQRRFGGHTRDHGKAAVRRACYAADRTGHMILQTLYQNCVKHNVEFYNEYYVLDLLLVEEDAFREDGTAYKQKRVAGVVSYDLATGELHVFQAKSVIFASGGAGKVFKTTSNAHTLTGDGMGIAFRNGIPLEDMEFFQFHPTGLAGLGILLTEGARGEGAILRNSEGERFMERYAPTIKDLAPRDIVARAMANEVREGRGCGPNKDYVLLDLTHLEPAHIEAKLPDITEFARTYLGVEPFTDPVPVYPTAHYAMGGIPTNIDTEVLQDNDTVIPGLFAAGEVACVSVHGSNRLGTNSLLDINVFGKRAGVSAAKYALGAEFVDLPEDPEKFTTTQIESMLSSTGTERVAPIRKQLQDIMDANVQVFRDKKSLTEALVVIEELRERYKSVSVQDKGKRFNLDLLEAIELGFLLDMAEVMTAAALYRKESRGGHYREDYPDRDDENFMKHSMCYKDEAAATEGIEGIRMETKPVVFTRYQPMERKY
- a CDS encoding succinate dehydrogenase hydrophobic membrane anchor subunit; translated protein: MSAQIAAPRSQRLDPKYSRANKSRGSFEMVAWLFMRLSGVALVVLIFGHLFTNLMVGDGINAIDFGFVAGKWADPVWQFWDLAMLWLAMLHGTNGVRTIINDYAEKPATRVWLKGILYVATIIIVILGTLVIFTFDPCIAGSDLPVCK
- the sdhC gene encoding succinate dehydrogenase, cytochrome b556 subunit; this translates as MSKTSSGTLYRGREGMWSWVGHRITGVVIFLFLLVHVLDTSLVRVSPGAYDAVMATYKNPLMALGETALVAAIVFHAFNGLRLILVDFWKQGTKYQRQMLWGVLALWVITMLAFSIRHLSLAFGGH
- a CDS encoding succinate dehydrogenase iron-sulfur subunit; its protein translation is MSTELPEPASKIELKPGVGGGGEIPQFNITLRVRRYLPETTADAYWEDFELTMYGTDRVLDALHKVKWDIDGSLSFRRSCAHGICGSDAMRINGRNRLACKTLLKDLDHSKPITVEAIKGLPLEKDLIVDMEPFFQSYREIMPFLVNKGHEPSAERYQSAEEHAKFEDTTKCILCAACTSSCPVFWTDGQYFGPAAIVNAHRFIFDSRDDAGDMRLEILNDKEGVWRCRTTFNCSEACPRGIQVTKAIAEVKQAILSRSI
- a CDS encoding YihY/virulence factor BrkB family protein; this translates as MQDSVPDPLEADPDIPEKGTKAPGIAARPYVGAPPVPPPSPLDPHALASFVRLKTQELYAARAGGSLFQRIAAYFKLAMAWFNSLYPMRVWNLYARRRGPLLAAGGAYLMFFSIAAMLVAGFAVLGMVASDNPILRDGIIEMVAASTPGLIDTGNGGLAKPEDLLGVGDFGLALAISLIALVFTSLGWLAGLREGIRIILGLNRDRSNPVVSKVRDAALLMLLAVALVASSVMAIASSSMIDTLADLLHLGSLWTSALTRAGFVVAMFALDCATAWVLLRVASRVVMIKGALWPAVILAGAGATTLRFFSAMLLSSLTNNVLLAPFAVILGLFVWFNLLSQAYLISAALVGVRAADLRRERAKTVV
- a CDS encoding matrixin family metalloprotease gives rise to the protein MPDKTSNQSNHASARGPGAEGHYGHGPAPRSASGRIPQWAREETLRRQDPVITGPATPGKKPRRRRPAGAWRRPGARRNVVVGVGIVVALYASTVVLDNHVMPVVQSYLPWSDVPPRGVEAAANPLGTPSATHDSTAYKLHPSPDKMQKFVAYDPCRPIHYVIRPDGAPPDAERLVHEAVEAVSEASGLRFIYDGTTNEAPSEQRTKYQPDRYGKRWVPVLVTWSSQAEIPALAGDVAGLGGSSYNSARGTPLVFVAGQVNLDGPDVAAMMRQPQGADHVRAVVMHEFGHVLGLDHVGDPNQLMYEGPSYRTSLAAGDLAGLAVLGTGACVPQL